ATTGTTTGAACTGAAACAGAAATGTTCACTCGACTCTGATATGACCCTTGCAGATTTCGCTCTTCAGAAGAGCCCATCATCTCAAAAGAGCAAGATTTTGGAGACAACTGAGATCACACACATTGACACAACCTTCTCTGACCTTAAAGGGAACAAACCAGTCTTTTTCACAGAAAATCTCTCTCCTAACACTTCACATGTGGCTGTTGTGCAGCACGTTGACAGCCCTGGAAAATTTTGGATTCAAACTCAGCGTTACGCCGATGAATTCAATCAGCTAATGAATGACCTTGGAGATCTGTACATTGATCCATCAAACACTGAAGGATTGATAAGAAAGCCTGTTGTTGGTCTTCTCTGTGCAGCTAAAGCCCAAGATGATGTGTTCTATAGAGCGGCTGTCTATAAGGTCATTGACAAGAAAGCAGAAGTTTACTTCCTTGACTACGGCAACACAGAACTTGTTGATTGTTTAAATCTCCGACAGTTGCCTCTGAGATTCCAGCAGCTGCCAGCTGTGGCGATAAAGTGCTCTCTCCATGGCATTAAATTCAGACTGAAACACTGGGATGAGAGGGCTACTTTGTTCTTTTCAAAACTTGTCGAAGACAAAGTACTTGATTTGCACGTACAAGACAAGCATCAAGACACTCACATGGTTCAGTTAGTGGACCCGAGTTTAGATGGAGAGAATGATGTGAGCAAGTTATTGTGCAATGCAAATTTTGCAGAAAGTGAAAAGAGCGTTGTGGATAATTCCGCTGTAAGATCTTGTGATTTAAAAACCATACACACCTCTGGCATGTTCTTGACAAGCACTCGTCCTGAGACGCCTTCCAGTTCTTCTGCTGTGGCAGAAAGTGCATCTGTTTTCAAGGAATACTTGTTTCCGATTGGAAGTTCACTGGAGGTAACTGTATCCTACATTGAGAGTCCAAATGACTTCTGGTGTCAAAAAGCCAGAAATGCTGCATGCTTAGAAGTGCTAATGCAAGATATTCAGCGTTTCTATGCTCACAGTGAATTTCAGACACCTTTGGAAGCAGCTTGTGTTGCTCGTCATCCTGAAACTGGGATATGGTACAGAGCCTTGGTCATTCAAAAGCACCAAACGCCTCATGTTAATGTCTTGTTTGTTGACTATGGGCAGACAAAGAAGGTTGCCATTGAAGATCTTCGAAAGATCAGTCCAGAATTTTTGAAGATGAAAGGACAAGCCTTTCGATGTAGTTTATATAACCTGATCCACCCGGTTTCCCACTCAGCTTTAGACTGGAGCCCTGAAGCCACATTGCAGTTTCAAGAGTTTGTTGATACAGCTGCGTCCAAGAACGTGCCTTTGAAATGCACCATTTTTGCTGTAATGTATGATTCCCAGAAAGTTGTGTTCAATGTGGTGGACTTGGAGACCCCATTCCAAAGCATTTGCAATCTCCTTGTTCAGAGACGCCTAGCTGATCGTGCACCGTCTAAGAGAGCTCCTCTTCCACCCTTTCGCCTGGACACCTACTATTACTCCACACATGGAGTCAAGACTGGCTGTGAAGAGGAAGTGAGTGTCACCTGTGTGAAAAGTGTCAATCAGTTCTTTTGCCATCTTGCCAGGAAATCAGATGAGATTGAGAACCTTGTAGACAAGGTCAACTCCCTGTGCCGTCAGCTAGAGGTAATCAAGTGTCCTCAGACCTTTGGAACTGTTTGCTTTGCAAAATACACAGATGGACTTTGGTACAGAGGCCAGATAAAGTCTTCAAAACCGTCAATGGTTATCAATTTTGTGGATTATGGCGACACATTGGAAGTTGATAAATTGGACTTGTTGCCAGTTCCAATTGAAGCAGGAGAGATTATGTCTGTTCCAGTGCAGGCTATTGAATGTGGGCTGTCAGATATGCCTGAAAATGTGCCATCTGAAGTGGAAAATTGGTTTCAGAATTTTGCGGACAGTCATTGTTTCACTGCTTTGATCGTGGCAAAAGAACCTAGAGGAAAGCTCATGGTAGAACTTTATGAGGGAAAAACTCAAGTGAATGCACTGATCAGACAGAAGTTTCACAATGAAATCCATAGAAATGAACCAAGCCCGTTCAAAGGATATTGTTCAAAAAACCGAAGTGCACAAGCTCCGGCAGCACTTGCAAAGGAAAGTTTCAGTGGTCTAAAGAGAGATCCCACAGATCAAGTTCCACAATCCTGGGAAAGTCATGCTGCACAACGAGGAAATGTTGTTGAATCAAAGCAGCCAGGAAGATTCCATAAAGATGGTAGACCAGAGCCAACAAGAGATTTTGGGACATTCAATAATTCCCAGAAGCAACATGAACCACAAAGAAAGTCCAATGATAGAGCTGTTGTACGTCGCCCTTGTCCATCTGACAAAACTGATGGTGTTAAACCAAAGTCCCAGGCTCTTCTCAGAGAATCTTCACTCCCAGTGAAATTAATAGAACCAGGTCTAGAAGCTGAGGTATTCATCTCTCATTGCAATAGCCCTTGTAGCTTCTTTGTTCAGTTAGCAGCAGATGAGGATGACATTTACTCACTTGTAGAGAAGTTGAATGCTGACCAGTCAAGGTGTGCAAACATTGATTCTAGTGACATTCGTGAGGGAGACTTGGTCTGCGCAATGTTTCCTGATGATAACTCTTGGTATCGTGCAGCAGTACGAAAAAACATTGACAAAATTGACGTTGAATTTGTCGACTTTGGAAACACGGCTTTGATTTCTGCCTCAAAAATATGTCGTCTTGATCAATCATTTGCTCGGTTTCCTAGGTACAGCATCCACTGCTCTGTACATAAACTAAATGTTGACAGTGCAGACCAAGAACTTGCACCCAACTTCAAACAAGTAATTGATCAAAACATTGAAAAGGTCATGTGCACGTTCGTTAAAATGTCAGGGACAGTGTGGGAAGTGAAACTTGATGTTAATGGTGTAGTGCTGGGATCTACCAGCAGGCATGAAGTTACACCAACAGCTGAGCTTTCGACTACAGGCGTCAAGCATCAGACGTCTGATGTCAAGGTCTGTACCCGTTACAAGAACCCTGATGTATCAACTGGTCAAATGATCACTGGATACACCTCATTTATCAAGGGCCCTCAGCTATTCTGGTGCCAATATGCGGCAATGAACAAACTTCAAGGAATTTCAGATGCTTTACAGAATGCTGGAAATGCATCAGAAAAAACTTTGAGTGAGGACTCTGTGCCAGTTGGAAGTGCTTGCATTGCTCTCTTTACTGAAGACAATTTGTGGTATCGAGCTAAAGTAACATCTAGGGACCTTGATACACTCTCCATTACCTTTGTAGACTATGGAAATGAATCAAAAGTCAATATGGGTGACGTCAAAGCACTTCCACCCGAGTTATCAGATGTGCCCCCTCAGGCATTTAACTGTCAGCTTGAAGGTTTTGATCTTTCCAAGGGTTTCTGGGATGAAAAGGCAGATGATGCTTTCTTTGACCTTGTTAATGACAAGCTTTTAAATATCACTGTTGAGAAAATGGGGAACTCTGAAACACCACACTTCGTCAAGCTGAGTTGTAATGATGTTGTCATCAATGATGCCATGAGAAGCTATTGGAGAAGTCCAAGTCCTGAAAATCCATCAATTGAACTCTTAAGTGGAGCAGGACAGTTGTCTGCCAATGACTCTGTGGCTGCTGAAGTTGATATGGACTCTGAAGTTACCCTTGATGCAGATACTGACCATGTTGACAATGAAACGTGCACCTCAGTTCTCGAAATGCAACTATCTGAACAAGAGCAGCTTGATTTAATGACAAATACAGGAGCTGGAAATAAAGCACAGGATGACCCACTCGAGATGACTACTGAAAATGTTTCCTCACCCAATACTTTGAGTATAGTGCCTTCTGAACCCCAAGATGACCTGGATACCACATGCATCACAGATGATCAACCTGTTTCAGGTTCTGCAAGTTCGTCCGACACAACAAACCAGCATGCCTTTGCTGAAGAGATAGATGTTGGCCCAACACCTTTTCCTGTAGTTTTGCCACAGCACTCTGAGGGAGCAACATCTAGTATTTCCGCAGAGAATATAGATAGCTTCttgatgaataacactgattctCAATTATGCATTGTTGAGGAACCAGATTCACCATCATATGAGATCATTCAGTCAGGTAAGTCTGAATGTGACATTTTgtggcacttttttttttttttacattttgtgtgtatataatgtatatttttatttttaatttatttatttttttttaaaaagacttggGATATTTGAGGCGATCGACAGAGAAGAAGCCTGTTGGGTCAGAATGTGTGATCTGGTCTCATGTAAGAAGGAATTGGTGCACAGCACGAATTTTAAAAGTTTCTGAAGATTCTGCATTGGTGAGTATATCTTTCTCTTCGaattcaaatgtttgttttaaagggttagttcacccaaaaatgcaaataaaaccctaaattaaatctgttgatcatataaagcgatcgagaCTCTTCAGAAAGTTTGGACTAAACCACAGAATTCATATGGAGtggttttacaatctctttatgaactttttgaagagtcaaagtttcagttgttTAGGCTATGgaaggacagaaatctctcagatttcatcaaaaagatcttcatttgtgctctgaagatgaacaaaagtcttacaggtttggaatgacatgagggtgagtaattaatgacaattttaatttttggatgaactatccctttaagagcttCCCTTGTTGCTTTCCTGGTAAAGaaatctgtctttttttttgtattgtctAACTTCAAATTCATCTTCAgactagttttatttttgtctgtATTTTTCAGGTTTTGCTTGTGGAACATGATTCTGAGGTGGTAGTAGATCCACTCAACATCTTTGAAATTCTGCCTGAGAAGCCATTGCAGGTGTGAAACGCTGGAATCTACTTCTTTTATGTTTGTTAGTAGAATTATTTACTCATCCAGTGTTTTAATTGCAGACTTCAAGCATTGAAGCTGCAGTTCCAAGTGgtatgtattatattttatctATTTTATATACCTTAAGGCGAGACACCCCAGGTGAATGGggtaaaaaaataactaatagaTATCGCCATACTAGCCCAGGTGACTGATTACCTTGAAAATTGCAAACATTTCTTGcattacaagttttctaaaatgtaatgtttaaatatgcaaatgaggcgttgtctaattaaatatgcgctgatttgcatacatttctagaacaaaaatgtgaatgttGGATGACGTCAGTTTCAAAGTTCTCGTTTAATTTTTTGGACATATCCAAAATTCCATTTGTAAAAACCTTTGAATTTaatagtattttctgatttatggagtgataaaaagagatatcaacagccagaaaaaaaaatattttcaccattttttggggggaataaaatgttgtataaaatcaggcaaATTATCTATCATcaaatccctctgtaaaaaccttcagaatatagataggaataaaactgtaaagtttggtgtatataagttctgctgaagtggagatttctgactcGGAACAGGAGAAAAAAACTCAAAGACCTAAAGATATTtacttataaaaaataaagggCACAATACTTGTCATTGTCATTGTACTATACCTGTTcccaattatttttatttatttttttctgaacatTTTCCCCTGAAATTGTAACTTTTCAAGATCTAACCAAGGGAACATGTCCCTCATTGAAGAACAGTGCTTCAAAGGTAAATTTATGTTTAATTGTGATTTAGTAGAATGTTTACAGCAGTTGGGAACAGAACATGTAGAAATCAATATCTCTGTTTACATCAGGTGGAAGATGCAGAATATGCAACTACAGTTGCTTTGGAATCTGAGGAAACAAatggtaataaaaaaaaaaaaaaaaaaaaaaatcaagttgcgttgtaaattatttaaaggtcccgtttttcgtgttttttttttttttttttttttttttttttgaagctttgattgtgtttatagtgtgcaatataacatgtgttgatgtttcacgtgtaaaaaaaatgtatttttcatataatttacttgtctgtataccgctgtttccactgtcataaaaatggGCTGATGACTTCTAATGaatgttctatgaagtccctccttcagaaatacgtaacgagttctgattgcgccagcggttcctgtgttgtgattcgacagctctGAGCGCACCGTGCCCGGAaaagtcacgcctcttaccataacgtggagatgcaagCGCTcattgttattgtaaacatgtctttaattttactttaatttgagccggaatcagacccggtgattggactgtgggatgaaaataacagcgtttcgacgacatggcgacaaacacgctctacaaacgcaacgcttgtgtattcctgtgggccgttcgatgtaggcaacttctgttaaataaaatatctcgcttggcattgaactttgagctttaaaattttacagattttatttatactctaacaacaacattacacactaactaaagtttgaaacatgggatcacaaagaacgggacctttaatttCAAGTTTAGTGCAAAATATTGTTCAAAATAGCATTTTTAATATGTCAAGGTGAAGAGGAAACTCTCATTGACCAGATGGATCCAGGTGATGAACTTTCAGACCAGGTACAGTGTGATGCTTGTTTTACCTATCAAAAACAACTGACTGACAGTAATCAGTTAGCTTTCAGTGTCTCAAGTGTTTATGTAAATCTGCAGCCTCAAGACAAGGGGTGCGAGTCCTGCTCCGTTGTTTTGGTGGAAGATTCTGAGGGTAAGTAGGCTTGCTTGATATACCTATTTATTAAAAAGTATTGGGACCTTAGTTATTATGAAGTGCATAGTACACTTATTCCATGAATGTTTTATGGTTTGTATAATGTctttttgcataaaataattcTTAAATCTATTAAATCTGcactttattaaaaatatctttatttgggAAGACGGAATGAAATATTAAGTCCATGTGAAAAGTTTTGATTTGATTCTTTGTCTTGAAATGCATTcagatctgttttttttttttttttttttttagttgaagATGCGTTGGGAGAATGTGCACTTGTTCAAGTACTGAATGTAAGTACACATATTAAGATATAAGGCTGTTGAGATGAGATTGACAGCTACTTAATAAAAATCTTTACACCCAttcatcttaaagggatagttcacccagaaatgaaaatttgctgttaatttGTTCACCCTTAGGCCATCCAAGAcataggtgactttttttcttttcttcagtagaacagtgAAGagaatttttaattgaaaaacatGGTCCTTGGTGATTCATATAATGCAAGTCAAAGGTTACTGTCACAAGTCACTGGTTAatgacacaaaaacaaaacatactggcaaaacaaaattaatacctGTGGCTCCTGATGGTACATTGAGGTCTTATGAAGCAAAACAATTGGTCTGTGCCACAGCAAACAGTCCTGAGCATGTTCACGAAGGTTGCAAGCTTCCTGTCGCATAATGGCGTATGCACGGGAGCTCAAATGTTGCAAATCTTTGAAAAGTCAATCTTTCTGACTGAGATCACGCAAACTTTTTTTCCCTTCAAAAAGGTTGCTGCATCAAGGATAAGCACAAGCACCATTTTGATGAACAATACAACACTTGTGTCCTCTctgttataaacaaacacagcatCAGCTTATCTGTGAGTTTGCTCCCGCACATACTCAATTATGCGACCGGAAGCTGGCGACTGTTGTTAACGTGCTAAGTACTGTTTGCCAGGGCTGTGTATTACAGGTAATGTTgtaaataatgttcagtttcttgcaCAGACCAATCGTTCCGCTTCATAAGACTACTATGTATCGGGAGCCacagacatttttattttgcttgTATTGGTTTTTTTGACTATCAAAGTGACCCTAGAATCACCAAGGACCATggaaaagtcacctacatcttgatGGCCTGAGGGGGAGTAAACTGACAGCAacttttcaattttgggtgaactatattcctttaaatatatttgtactCCAATCTGAACAGGATGACTCCCAGGATGAATCCCAAGATGACTTGAATACTTCAGCTGGAGAGCCGGAGAGAGGTTACCATTCATACTTGTTAAtaaagaggttttttttttctgtgtggaAGAGTAGTTgactgttctgttttttttttttttttttttttttattgtaatttttaaaatgtgtctgttTAGAAGATGGTGCCAAGATGAGTACCGGAGTGGATTTACTGATGGATTTCCTTGATGTTGCTCCCCATTATAAGGTCTTTTGTCTTTTGTCTTTTATATTTCTAAAGACCTACTTCAGCCACTGGGTGGAGTAGGTCTCTAAAAATATAAACGAAAGTATATTCCTCTCACATCATGTTTTTGCAGGTACAGGATGAATGCGAGACTGAGCTTGAAACGGATGCCTTACTGGAGGAGTTTAATAGTATGTCATGTTTGAATTCCATATTcaattaaaaagtttaaagCGTTTCTATTTTAACAAGTAGAATGGATGTTTAGCATTCTAACAGAAACAATGGACTTTTATTTTAAGTAGGTGTTACTGAAGATCTTATTGTTCTGACCAGTGATGATGGAGCAGAGTCTGACACAGCATCTGATGGCACGGTATTATAAGTTTACTGTTAATTCTTgaaccaactttttttttttccctttctttttatataaatatttcctTCTTTTGAATACTTCAGCTTCAGGGAGATGCGATGGTCACAGAAATCCATCCTGATGCTGAAGCATCTTCATGTAAGTAATTTTAAGTATGCATTTAAATGGAAGTGTCATGAAGAGTCCTAATGTTTTTCTTTGAAGTAATAAGACAATTTTTCGTTGAACAGTGAACTGATGGCAGTTTGCTTCACAGGCTTACAAGAAAAGTCGAATGCATCTGATTGCACCCACTTGGAGGATTCACAAGTCACTCATCTGACCTTGAAAGTTGAGGACACATCTGACGACGATGTCATTTTTGTTGGTGTTTTGCGAGAATCCCAGGCAGAAGTATGTGAGCCAGAgagtgaaaaagaaaaacagaagcgTGACTAATGTAAACTTTGTACCTTAAGAGTAACAAAAACACATGCCCATACAAAAGCAAATCacatttaaatttgtatttttttttttttttctctacttGATACCATAAACGGTATAGTAGCTGCAGTAAGCACTGCTGCTTGTTCATAGAGTAGAGCTGTAGTTTTCACCTTCCATTACTGTTCAGTAATTTCTCGTTGCAGATATGAaggctgttttgtttttccttccCATTTATTACACAGCCTTTCATTGTGTTCCTTATTGGATTTCTAAAACTGTTTCCAAATTGTACTTTGTCCAAGGATTTTGTTATTTGTTCAGATGCTCTAAAAAGTTTACATTTGTGGTGAAAAAGCAGTTTGCTGCATTGTGGTAACTGGtttaatttttctttaataaatatgcaccctttttgtgcagcacttatatgaacatttcttaatgttattattcatactttttgtacaagtgaaaataaaaacaaataccaaatttaaaatattctgtttaataaacaaatacataagataaacttttttcacatttttgtggCTGTACTGGAATCAAAGATATTGAAATCCTACAGaatagcatttttaaaaaaacccAGAGATTAGTAGTGTAAAAATTGATTTCAATGACATACAAATCAGGAAATCACAGGTTTTAGTTACAGATCCAGAGATGATCTTGTTAAAATTGTTCTCAATATAGGGCAACACATATGGGCAATGAGGAATACATTTCACAGTATGGtacttatatttatatataccaTATATAAGTATTGGTTGTCTGCTAACTGCCTCCTTGTAACATCGGTCACAGAATTCTTTGAAAGCATTGCATTGATATAAAAACCTCTGCTTTACATAACTAAAAATTAAGGCACATAACAGGACGGTGAagtgttaatttttttgtatgtaGCTGGTACCTTCCATAAGTCATCCTGTAGAGTTTCTGTTTTGCCccgtttgaaaaaataaaatttacataagatCACTGTCTACTCAATAGTGCAAAGTCAATCGTACTTGTACACAGCAGTCAATATTTAGTTTCCTTTATGAAATTTCAAAAATAGATTGGCCTTTCCTCATGTAATCTTCTGACTCTATTTGTTAAATGTGCATTTGCAACATTACAAAATCACTGAACTGATACACATTTCATGTTATTCGATTAAATAGATGATTGTGGTATAACAATATTGGTTCCTTGAATCAAGTTGTCATCTTTTCCATCAATTAAAGGATCCCACTTATTGAAGTCTCTGTCCAGAGCTggaaaataaagttaaatattaaatattgcaAACAAGTTTACAGTATTACACACACTACCTTATAGAAGTATAGGGtcagtttgattttttttttaaatgtttttttaaaaaatgcttaaaaaggCTGCAttgatttgatcaaaatacagtattaCGAAATgctattaattttttaaaatactgttttctattttcatataatttacattttattgatTCCTAtgtaatgtcttttttttaatgacaatttaatgcatccttgcatgttttctttttttctaaaatcCTACTGACCCTCAAGGGAATAGAAAGAGCTGAAACACACTGACCCATTCAtactgaaaaatgtaaataactcaCTTAAGTGGCGTTGAAGAAAAGCCAGAGTTGCTTTGTTGGAAAGATCCAAGGCTATATGTGGATCAATCTCTCCTTTGAGCTTCATGAGCCTTCCAATCCAGTTCCCGGTAAGAAATGTGAAATCTGGGAAGCTCTGATGGACTGTCCCCCTGCCAAAACATTGTAAAGCACAattaaattaagcacatttttctGACTAAATTACAagtaaacatgaaagaaaaaaataaacaaattactgaCTTGATTGTTATCATTTTTCTGGGAATGATGGCAGAGTCCAGCTTCTTCATTCGGATGATATTTCCAATCCACTGGAATTTTTCAGAGTTAATAAAAAAGATTGGCTGCTTCACTCCTGGGAAGATCTCCTCATCCAGGGGAAACATCCAGGTGTCCAGTGCCACGCCACACCTAAGAAGCAACATTGATGCGAGGATGATTATTTTGCTTTTCAATCTCTCTTTACAAGCTACATGGCACTAATAACGTTACTATAATTAGTTGTTTAGCAAGTAATTGTGTCTTCATGACTAATGAGAGGAAGTAATTTGAATTTAATgctaatgtttttattaacttcttttatttctttaaattatTCTCTCTATAAGGCTATTTAAAGTGCATCACAAGATTTAAAGTTGTGTGGGAGTATGTGTGAAAATGCTACTAAAAAACAGGAAACTTGCAGAGGTTTTCACAGACACCAGTGGGAAGGATAAAATAAAGGCCAACCGCATTGACTGAAAGCAACGTTTCTCAGACAGCCTGCTAAATATGCTATTTATCTACCCACAAGATCTTGTAACATGTCGTGACAAGTATTGGACATGCTAGTCAATACAAAACGTACTTGAATTTGACATCCTTGCACAAACATTCGATCACCGTCGCGCCTCCGAAAGAATGTCCCATAACCGCTATTCTACACAGGTCCATGGAATTCTAAAATGCAGAAAGGCCCATTATCACCAGCTCTCCATCACTTATTTACAATACTGTACTAAAAAAGTATTGAGGAATAAGATCGAACTCATTGTAATATTCACCTCCATTGTTGACAGATCAAAGTTGGACTGCAAGACGTTCTCCACAGACTTTCCTGAATTAATGTCAAAGAGAATATCCAAGGCTCTGATGCATTCATCTGCTCTTTGCTTTACCTGGAACATAAAGGACATTTGATTCACCTGCATGATGGAACACAGACATTCCTTTCATCAATTGTGCATTAGCCAGGACCACAATGTATTTCAGTAATTATGGATAAACGAGCACAGTTGTCACTAATACTAATTACATAAATGCATAATTATTGGTgggttttcaatgcaaaaataatcaaacatcactgcaatttaaaaaaaaaaaaaaaagctgctgCAAATTTGGTAATTTTGATCTGTAAATATCCTActtggggcctcatttataaaataaatttgatCTTAAGATCATTTCTCTGATGAACGTACACACAGAAAACAAGCGTATGCCtctctttcagatgtgaaatcTATATATCACAAATGATCTTGAATTTGCATGAAGCTAAAAAGAAGCTAAATGGTTTCAGTTCTCCATGTTTTAAACAACACCtaataaatgtcatttacatataaaagatgACCAGTCATCGTCCAAATTCTTGGTGAGCTGCAAGAATAGCTTATATTTCCGAAATCCTGAAGTAATCTGACCAGGAAAAGTGTGTACGTCTGCTCAGACCCTGACGTGGCTCTAATCACTTTTCCACATCAAAGaccgtttttataaatatgagcgTTGGCGTGGATTTAAGCCCACGCACACTCTAAGATCAAATCTATGCATacgcacgctttataaatgaggccctaGGACTGACTAACATAGTAAGACTATGTTTTAAATATCAGATGAGTACTGAGACTTTCTCACTTGCTTATTTCTTAGAGGAAACTCATTCTCGCCTGGTTTCAGCGACCTGTAGTACATCCAAACCTCCTCCAGATTATCGGACACAGGCTTGGCGATGTCACATGATGGATGCCTTTTTGTTCCTGGCTCATTGTGTTCTCTGAAGTAAAATGTTGCTGAGGCAGATTCATCCCTGTaattaaaaagatattttagtgAAAGAAAAACAGCAGGCCAAAGACAACACATGGTAAATGGCCTGTCACTAGCTGATTTTCAGTCTTcctttaataaaatattcatttcAAAGCTATAAGTGATCTTGAGATTTTTTTACACAAGAGTGAGTGTTTTAAAGaagcaaaataaaatgtcaagTTAAATAATAAGACTCAACACACATCATCAATCTAACTTACTGTTAGTTTCCTAAAACTGCAATTCTACACAGTATTGTGTAGTAACCAGAAAGGCAGTGTGTCACCGTCCCTGCTGTTAGTCCTGTGTTGTGTGTCAGTTCACCGGTAAACACTGTTAAGAATGTGATGACCTAGTTCATACTATTGTTTGCACACTCCTCACAAACTTTGACTATTACAACATACAAAACCTTTCAGTGACACAGCGCAAGGAGAGTTTCTGAATTGTAA
This genomic window from Chanodichthys erythropterus isolate Z2021 chromosome 4, ASM2448905v1, whole genome shotgun sequence contains:
- the tdrd6 gene encoding tudor domain-containing 6, which encodes MCSIPGLPSTGSDVPVLITRVNLNPSCVLVEFWGNFDQDRKFAYQQLKKEIQYPREGFCESDGNPGDLCLVRVYETWYRARIVSRDTEDYSVFLIDEGRTLRATVNTLAWGKSDFFYLPPEVEFCVLANVLPLSPENKWSAMALEFMKTFCGRRVNASVQDVLVPHRTFLLDIPCLSRQMFEMGFAKKLYSDRFKEFVARSLQANNGTGEPQRISSIRHKPVEIIEQMEKQQAYMYPELQTDTVETVMVTEVTSPFRIFCQLKVFSQELKKLTEQITQHYEGRVGGKFARNENLGSPCASRGSDGKWYRSVLQQVMSANNVVEVLQVDYGKKQFVQVENVRPLASEFFRMPVVTYVCSLHGIVDRGVGWTASQIDYLKSLLLNRTVIAKFQYQSLSEGVHYVTLYGEENTNINKLFELKQKCSLDSDMTLADFALQKSPSSQKSKILETTEITHIDTTFSDLKGNKPVFFTENLSPNTSHVAVVQHVDSPGKFWIQTQRYADEFNQLMNDLGDLYIDPSNTEGLIRKPVVGLLCAAKAQDDVFYRAAVYKVIDKKAEVYFLDYGNTELVDCLNLRQLPLRFQQLPAVAIKCSLHGIKFRLKHWDERATLFFSKLVEDKVLDLHVQDKHQDTHMVQLVDPSLDGENDVSKLLCNANFAESEKSVVDNSAVRSCDLKTIHTSGMFLTSTRPETPSSSSAVAESASVFKEYLFPIGSSLEVTVSYIESPNDFWCQKARNAACLEVLMQDIQRFYAHSEFQTPLEAACVARHPETGIWYRALVIQKHQTPHVNVLFVDYGQTKKVAIEDLRKISPEFLKMKGQAFRCSLYNLIHPVSHSALDWSPEATLQFQEFVDTAASKNVPLKCTIFAVMYDSQKVVFNVVDLETPFQSICNLLVQRRLADRAPSKRAPLPPFRLDTYYYSTHGVKTGCEEEVSVTCVKSVNQFFCHLARKSDEIENLVDKVNSLCRQLEVIKCPQTFGTVCFAKYTDGLWYRGQIKSSKPSMVINFVDYGDTLEVDKLDLLPVPIEAGEIMSVPVQAIECGLSDMPENVPSEVENWFQNFADSHCFTALIVAKEPRGKLMVELYEGKTQVNALIRQKFHNEIHRNEPSPFKGYCSKNRSAQAPAALAKESFSGLKRDPTDQVPQSWESHAAQRGNVVESKQPGRFHKDGRPEPTRDFGTFNNSQKQHEPQRKSNDRAVVRRPCPSDKTDGVKPKSQALLRESSLPVKLIEPGLEAEVFISHCNSPCSFFVQLAADEDDIYSLVEKLNADQSRCANIDSSDIREGDLVCAMFPDDNSWYRAAVRKNIDKIDVEFVDFGNTALISASKICRLDQSFARFPRYSIHCSVHKLNVDSADQELAPNFKQVIDQNIEKVMCTFVKMSGTVWEVKLDVNGVVLGSTSRHEVTPTAELSTTGVKHQTSDVKVCTRYKNPDVSTGQMITGYTSFIKGPQLFWCQYAAMNKLQGISDALQNAGNASEKTLSEDSVPVGSACIALFTEDNLWYRAKVTSRDLDTLSITFVDYGNESKVNMGDVKALPPELSDVPPQAFNCQLEGFDLSKGFWDEKADDAFFDLVNDKLLNITVEKMGNSETPHFVKLSCNDVVINDAMRSYWRSPSPENPSIELLSGAGQLSANDSVAAEVDMDSEVTLDADTDHVDNETCTSVLEMQLSEQEQLDLMTNTGAGNKAQDDPLEMTTENVSSPNTLSIVPSEPQDDLDTTCITDDQPVSGSASSSDTTNQHAFAEEIDVGPTPFPVVLPQHSEGATSSISAENIDSFLMNNTDSQLCIVEEPDSPSYEIIQSDLGYLRRSTEKKPVGSECVIWSHVRRNWCTARILKVSEDSALVLLVEHDSEVVVDPLNIFEILPEKPLQTSSIEAAVPSGEEETLIDQMDPGDELSDQPQDKGCESCSVVLVEDSEVEDALGECALVQVLNDDSQDESQDDLNTSAGEPERDGAKMSTGVDLLMDFLDVAPHYKVQDECETELETDALLEEFNIGVTEDLIVLTSDDGAESDTASDGTLQGDAMVTEIHPDAEASSCLQEKSNASDCTHLEDSQVTHLTLKVEDTSDDDVIFVGVLRESQAEVCEPESEKEKQKRD
- the pla2g7 gene encoding platelet-activating factor acetylhydrolase, which produces MYSVGRLVQLTLVKKIYEWSKSTSGLKFMPKWNWLGVFAMGNSSGHNNTMTIPPGKGPHKVGCSDLMVGHTVNGTFLRLYYPCQASENPQLPDWVPCREYFNGLADFMKINRALSERIFNYLFGSCKIPAAWNASFKPDEKYPVIIFSHGLGAFRSLYSAICVELASQGFIVAAVEHRDESASATFYFREHNEPGTKRHPSCDIAKPVSDNLEEVWMYYRSLKPGENEFPLRNKQVKQRADECIRALDILFDINSGKSVENVLQSNFDLSTMENSMDLCRIAVMGHSFGGATVIECLCKDVKFKCGVALDTWMFPLDEEIFPGVKQPIFFINSEKFQWIGNIIRMKKLDSAIIPRKMITIKGTVHQSFPDFTFLTGNWIGRLMKLKGEIDPHIALDLSNKATLAFLQRHLTLDRDFNKWDPLIDGKDDNLIQGTNIVIPQSSI